One stretch of Roseimicrobium sp. ORNL1 DNA includes these proteins:
- a CDS encoding MATE family efflux transporter encodes MPKAKDQTRQKLFLEGPIGKALFTLAVPVILGQILQTGYNLTDAFWVGRLGASAVAAVSVSFPVTFLVIALGSGMAMAGATLTAQYMGAGRQDMVNHVAAQTMLLMTGISMVLGITGYLLAPHLLTLLGVEPEVHAGALSFMRVSFIGIIFVVIYAMFQALMRGVGQVRVPLFIVAGTVLLNFLLDPLFIFGWGPIPAQGVRGAAIATMVTQMLAAAIGITIFLRGRHGIQLSWRGFRPDFPYVKRAFMLGFPGSVELSTRGLGLMIMSFLVASFGTHTIAAYGVGANILQFITIPAMGMSMAVSTLVGQNIGAGNMHRAERVAILGATAGFLILSLVGVVAYFSAEHIVAFFVPTDPYVISHGAEFIRTMCLAWGCIGVQLCIVAAFRASGNMLTAMVLALVAQWMIQFPLAYVLSKHTTLQANGLWWAFPVTNVLIAIVSVCWFAQGGWKKTRLTEEDKEMVKVTDETMAEEGLR; translated from the coding sequence ATGCCCAAGGCCAAGGACCAAACCCGCCAGAAGCTCTTCCTCGAAGGGCCCATTGGGAAGGCGCTCTTCACCCTCGCGGTGCCGGTGATTCTCGGGCAGATCCTCCAGACCGGCTACAACCTGACAGACGCCTTCTGGGTGGGGCGGTTGGGTGCCTCCGCCGTGGCAGCGGTCTCGGTGAGCTTCCCGGTGACATTCCTGGTCATCGCGCTCGGCTCAGGCATGGCCATGGCCGGCGCCACCCTCACGGCGCAGTACATGGGCGCAGGGCGGCAGGACATGGTGAACCATGTGGCCGCGCAGACCATGCTGCTCATGACGGGGATCTCCATGGTGCTGGGCATCACTGGCTACCTGCTCGCACCGCACCTGCTCACGCTGCTCGGAGTAGAGCCGGAGGTACACGCGGGCGCGCTGAGCTTCATGCGGGTGTCGTTCATCGGCATCATCTTCGTGGTGATCTACGCCATGTTCCAGGCTCTCATGCGCGGTGTGGGGCAGGTGCGTGTACCGCTCTTCATTGTTGCTGGCACCGTGTTGCTGAACTTCCTGCTGGACCCGCTCTTCATATTCGGCTGGGGACCGATTCCCGCCCAAGGCGTGCGCGGCGCAGCCATCGCCACGATGGTGACGCAGATGCTCGCGGCAGCGATTGGCATCACCATCTTCCTGCGTGGACGGCATGGCATCCAGCTTTCCTGGCGTGGGTTCCGCCCCGACTTTCCGTACGTCAAGCGGGCCTTCATGCTGGGCTTTCCTGGTTCTGTGGAACTCTCCACGCGAGGCTTGGGACTCATGATCATGTCCTTCCTCGTGGCCAGCTTCGGCACCCACACGATTGCGGCCTATGGAGTAGGCGCGAATATCCTGCAGTTCATCACCATTCCCGCGATGGGCATGTCCATGGCGGTGTCCACATTGGTGGGGCAGAACATCGGCGCGGGAAATATGCATCGCGCAGAGCGGGTGGCCATCCTAGGCGCCACGGCGGGGTTTCTCATTCTCTCCCTTGTGGGTGTCGTGGCCTACTTCTCCGCGGAGCACATCGTAGCCTTCTTTGTGCCCACGGATCCGTATGTGATTTCCCATGGCGCGGAATTCATCCGCACCATGTGCCTCGCGTGGGGCTGCATCGGGGTGCAGTTGTGCATCGTAGCGGCATTCCGGGCTTCGGGAAATATGCTCACCGCCATGGTGCTTGCGCTGGTGGCGCAGTGGATGATTCAGTTCCCCCTCGCCTATGTGCTCTCCAAGCACACCACGCTGCAGGCGAATGGCCTGTGGTGGGCCTTCCCCGTGACCAATGTGCTGATTGCCATCGTCTCCGTCTGCTGGTTCGCCCAAGGCGGCTGGA